A segment of the Eleutherodactylus coqui strain aEleCoq1 chromosome 6, aEleCoq1.hap1, whole genome shotgun sequence genome:
AGCAAAATGTGATAAAAATCACAAATTAATGGCACAAGCAGTGAAACAAGTCACCTGTTGTCTCGCTGCGCAGCGTTGGGTTGTGCTCATACGGCGCAGCTCTGCCGTGTTTTTTACCGAATAGTTGAGAACAGCAAAAAGCTGGTGGATTCACTGCGAGACGTCTCCTATACAAACGTATGGCTCATAGTAAAACCACATGTAGTCTAAGCTGTATGATAAAAGCGCTGTGTAGTCATGCAGCCACACTCCCATGTCATTCACTACCTTGAACGTATGTGAACCCTGCCATCATGGATTACAATTTTAGGCATTCCTATGTAACATGAGGCCCCAAAACCCGCACAGATATCCCCTGTGAAGTCCTCAGTGTGATCTTCACCATCAATCCTGCAGTAAcgacccttttacacagaaccatTATCGATAAAAAGGTGTTTAAACAAGCAGAAGTGAACGATAACTGTTCAGTGCAAACGCAGCCAACGATGAATGATATTCATTCAcctatcattcatttcatgcaagcatgaaaattatTCTCGGCTCTTTCGCTAATtgctcagtcgttctcattcgtcGGTGCAGACAACTGAACGATGCTGTAAAAATTTAAATATGTACATTAATGATTTACATTTGTCTCTGACTGCCAGAAACGAACAAGCAAATTGTAACATCATTTGCTCAGGTGAATGGtagtcattccgtgtaaacgcaccctAAGTAGCCTTATCACAGGAGTGATGTTAGGGGTGGCTGACTGGGCACTTTCACAGGGCACTCATCCCCACTATATAAGACACCGTGGAGCAACATAAATTCACCACTGACCTGTTCACTATCCCAGACCACCAGGGAATTTACAATGCTCCCTTTCAATACCCCAAGAACACCAGGGAATTTACAATTAATTCTTTCACTACTCTCAGACCATAAGGAATTTGAACTGTTATCTTTCACTACACAGAGCACCAGGAGATTTACAAAGCTTTCTTTCACTATCCCTAGACCACCATGGAATTTACTGTGAGTTCTTTGACTGCCCACAGACCCCAAGGGAATTTACAATGATCACTTTCAATACCCCAAGATCAGCAGGGAATTTACAATAAATTCTTTCACTACTCCCAGACCATAAGGAATTTGTACTGCTCCCTTTCACTATCAAGACCACCAGGAGATTTACAATGCTGTCTTTCAATACCCCCAGATCACCAGGGAATTTACAATAAATTTTTTCACTACTCCCAGACCATAAGGAATTTGCACTGCTCCCTTTCACTATCCAGACCACCAGGACATTTACAATGCTCCCTTTAACTACCCCTAGACAACCAGGGAATTTACAATGAATCCTTTCACTACCCCCAGACCACAGGAAATTTACATTGCTCCCTTTCACTACTCCCAGACTACCAGGAAATTTACAACTTTCCAATTCTTTGACTGCCCCAGGCTCCCAGGGAATTTAAAATGATCCCTTACACTACCCCCACACCAAGGAATTTACAATGAATCCTATCCCTATTCCTAGACCACTAGGGAATTTACAATGCTTCTTTTCACTACTGCCAGACCACTAGGGAATTTACTGTGAGTCCTTTGACTGCCCCCAGGTCCCCCGATAATTTACAATGATCCCTCTGACTGCTCCCAGACCAACATAGAATTTACAATGAACTCTTTGATTGTCCTAGACCACCACTGATTTATAAGCGGTGTGACAGGGAACTGTCCATATTGATGGTGAAAATTGGAATTTCTTTCCACTTTTCTGGTGGGACGTTCTTCACAACCTCCTCGCTCTTGATATCTTCCATGGGATGATGGAGCTCTACTAAAGCCTGGTAGATTAGAGATCCAAGAACTGCCCCAACACATGGCGCCACCACAGGGACCCACCACCAGTTGTTACCAGCTCTAAAGGAAAGCAGAGACATGACCCGATTACTGCTCTGAATGACAAAATTCTGAACCGGTGAGAGATGGAGGTGACAATCATCATGTTCTCCAGGACTTGAACATATACTACACCAGAACATCCATCAGTAACTCACCTGAATACATCCGCCCCCCATCCAGCCACATAAGTGAAGATCCGTGGCCCCAGGTCTCGGCTTGGGTTGATCGGGTATCCGCAGTTAGCACCCATTGACAGACCAATGGAAAACACCAACATGCCAACGGCAATTGGTTCTAGTCCTTTAGGGACAGGTTTGTTTTTAGAGTCACAGATGGCCAGGATCCCGATCATTAACATCGCCGTCCCCATCACCTGTAAAGAAGGCAATGTTCACTTTCCTAGAGATAAACGAAAGTCAAAGTGGGGAACACAGAGATCAAGTGGAGGGCGGCAAAGATCATGTGTAGTATCAGTGGTCAAAAAGCCATTGTGTGCAAGGGATTGACACAAGATGGTCAGATCCCACAAAGTATACCATAGTTGAGCAATACCTGATCCAAAAAGCCGTTCCGTATGCTTAGGTATGGCGCCGGGTAAGTAGAAAATATAGAAGCCGTCTCTCGGGGTCCATACACAGTGAGGTTACCGTTCGTGTAATGCTGAATGGCGTCTACATGAAAGAAACGGAAATGGAAAGTGTAGTAGATATCATGGGCTCaatagtgtggggggggggagtgttgcTTATCAGAAGTAGAGGGGGCCAGAAACTCTTTCTtttctcctcagggagagcacctagacagtgagtgaggagactcaaaaggccattcatgctcttgtgtataacatgcaaataagggagatgcaaataatacctctacagcgccacctattggaaggcagcattcctccaagccaaagttagactctttatacgggCCTTGtgataatgactgggaattaaaagcaaagccagactccatgcacagacagctgtttcggggtatttGCCTCTCATCAGTATACAGCAGAAGTCTGGCCATGCTAGTGAGAGGCGCGGGATGGGGgacagaaacgctatcttttctccttagagagagcacttAGACGTTGAGTAAGGAGACTcataaggccatttatgctcctctgggtaacatgcaaataagggagatggttcgtcccaggcctctcactagcaaggCCAGActtcatgcacagacagctgtttcagggtatttgcccctcatcagtatgcagcaggagtctggctttgcttttaattcccagtcattgttacaaggcttgtataaagagtcgaaCATTGGCTtggagaaatgctgccttccaattgcTTGCACTGTGGAAGTACTATACCATCTCCCTTATTATCAGAAGTAAAAATGCACTGGATCAATGGATTTGAGGAATCCGAAAAAGCTATGTGACATAAATCAAGTCTCATCTAAGGCATAAAGTCAGAGGAATCTAAAGAGGAAGAAATCCAGTGAATGGAGAAGTTTTAGATACCACTGAACAGCAAAACCACTTCCTGTTTTTACATCACTTCTTCAAAATCATCTTAATTCATAACGGTACAGACATCAAAAGAAACTGGACAGGACAACCAATTTATATAATACACAGATGGTCCCTCAACCAAAATAATTGTGCAGGAATTATAAaaaatactgtaatactgccctctatgcacaaaaatataactgcaaaaatactgccccctatgtacaagaatataactactataacactgctcctatgtacaagaatataactagtataatactgccccctgtgtacaagaatataactactataatactgcccccatgtgcaagaatataactactataatactgttcctatgtacaagaatataactactataacactgctcctatgtacaagaatataactagtataatactgccccctgtgtacaagaatataactacaataatactgccccaatgtacaagaatataactactataatactgttcctatgtacaagaatataactactataatactgttcctatgtacaagaatataactactataatactgttcctatgtacaataatataactactataatactgccccctatgtagaaaaatataactactataatactgctacctatgtacaagactataatactgcctcctatgcacaagaatataactagtataatactgctccctatgtacaaaaatataactactataatactgctccctatgtacaaaaatataactactataatactgcctctgtgtacaagaatataactactataatactgcccccgaagtacaagaatataattactataatactacccctatgtacaagaatataactactataatattgtcccctatgtacaagaatataactactataatactgctcctatgtacaagaatataagcactataatactgctcctatatacaagaatatacctactataataatgccccctatgtacaagaatataactactataatattgtcccctatgtacaagaatataactactataatattgtcccctatgtacaagaatataactactataatactgccccctatgtacaagaatataactactataatactgcctcctatggacacgaatataactactataatattgtcccctatgtacaagaatataactactataatactgcctcctatggacaagaatataactactataatactgcctcctatgtacaagaatataactactataatactgccccctatgtacaagaatataactactataatattgtcccctatgtacaagaatatacactaccgttcaaaagtttggggtcacccaaacaattttgtgttttccatgaaaagtcacacttattcaccaccatgcgttgtgaaatgaatagaaaatagagccaagacattgacaaggttagaaataatgatttgtatttgaaataacattgttttacatcaaactttgcttttgtcaaagaatcctccttttgcagaaattacagcattgcacacctttgacattctagctgttaatttgttgaggtaagcttgtgaaattgcaccccacgcttctagaagcatctcccacaagttggattggttggatgggcacttctggcgtaccatacggtcaagctgctcccacaacagctcaatggggtcagatctggtgactgcgctggccactccattaccgatagaataccagctgcctgcttctgctgtaaatagttcttgcacaatttggaggtgtgtttagggtcattgtcctgttgtaggatgaaattggttccaatcaagcgctgtccactgggtatggcatggcgttgcaaaatggagtgatagccttccttattcagaatcccttttaccctgtacaaatctcccaccttaccagcaccaaagcaaccccagaccatcacattacctccaccatgcttaacagatggcgtcaggcattcttccagcatcttttcatttgttctgcgtctcacaaacgttcttctttgtgatccaaacacctcaaacgtggattcatccgtccacaacacttttttccagtcttcctctgtccaatgtctgtgttcttttgcccatcttaatctttttcttttattggccagtctcagatatggctttttctttgccactctgccctgaagcccaaaatcccgcagccgcctcttcactgtagatgttgacactggtgttttgcgggtactatttaatgaagatgccagttgggtacctgtgaggcgtctgtttctcaaactagagactctaatgtgcttatcttcttgcttagttgtgcaacgcggcctcccacttctttttctactctggttagagcctgtttgtgctgtcctctgaagggagtagtacacaccgttgtaggaaatcttcaatttcttagcaatttctcgcatggaatagccttcatttctaagaacaagaatagactgtcgagtttcagatgaaagttctctttttctggccattttgagcgtttaattgaccccacaaatgtgatgctccagaaactcaatctgctcacaggaaggtcagttttgtagcttctgtaacgagctagactgttttcagatgtgtgaacatgattgcacaagggttttctaatcatcaattagccttctgagccaatgagcaaacacattgtaccattagaacactggagtgatagttgctggaaatgggcctctattcacctttgtagatattgcacaaaaaaacaggcatttgcagctagaatagtcatttaccacattagcaatgtatagagtgcatttgtttaaagttaggactagtttaaagttatcttcattgaaaagtacagtgcttttccttcaaaaataaggacatttttaATGTGACCCCAagcttttgaacggtagtgtaactactataatactgctcctatgtacaagaatgtaaccactataatactgctcctatatacaagaatatacctactataatactgccccctatgtacaagaatatacctactataatactccctccatatgtacaagaatataactgctaaaatactgccccctaggtacaagaatataagtactacaatactgcctcctatgtacaacaattctgagagtgccttggaccgcatgaagatcaaaccagtccatactcTAGGAAATAAAGCCAGATGGCTCACTGGAGGGAGAGATATATTTAAGGCAAAACTAgagtactttggccacataatgagaagacaggagAACGTagagaagatgctgatgttggggaaagtggaagaaaaaaagaaaaggggccgGCCAAGGGCAAGATGGAAGATATCCTTCAGGTGACGGACTGGACCTTGGTGAAGATAGGGGTGTCGACAGCCGACAGGAAACTCCGGCGTGGGCCGGTCCACGAGCTCACGAGGAGTCGAAAACGACTGAACGAATAAATAAcaacatgtacaaaaatataactactataatactgccctctatgtacaagaatataactactataatactgccctctatgtacaagaaaataactacaataatactgctcctctgtacaagaatataactactataatactgctcctctgtacaaaagtataactactataatacagcctgttatgtataagaatataactaccataatactgccccctatgtacaaaaatgtagctactataatactgcttctctgtacaagaatataattactataatactgctcccaatgtacaagaatatagcttctatactgcttcctatgtacaataatataactacgcTAATActtccacctatgtacaagaatataactactataatattgccacctGCATAAAAGAatacaaccactataatactgctcctatgtacaagaatatacctactataatactgtcctctatgttcAAGGTTacttctactataatactgcttctgtgtacaagaatataactactataatactgctcctatgtacaagaatataactactataatactgctccctatgtacaagaatataactactataatactgtccctatgtacaagaatataaccactataatactgctcctatatacaagaatttaactactataatactgcccctatgtacaagaatataactgctataataatgctcctaatatacacaaatatagctactataatactgtccctatgcacaagaacataactaatataatactgccccataagtacaagaatataactaatataatactgcttcctatatacaagactataactactataatattgccccctatgtacaagaatataactactataatactgctcctatgtaaaagaatataaccactataatactgccctatatgtacaagaatataactactataatactgcctccaatgtagaagaatataactactataatactgctcctatgtaaaagaatataaccactataatactgccctatatgtacaagaatataactactataatagtgcctccaatgtagaagaatataactactataatactgccttttatgtagaagaatataactactacaatactgctcctatgcacaagagaataactattatattactgccgctatgtacaagaatataactactataatactgcctactatgtacaagaatataactactataatactgcctcctatgtacaagaatataactactataatactgcctcctatgtacaagaatataactactataatactgcttcctatgtacaagaatataactactataacactataaaactgccccatatgtacaagaatataactactataatactgcttcctatgtacaagaatataactactataatactgccctctatgtacaagaatataactacaataatactgctccgctgtacaagaatataagtactataatactgttcctatgtacaagaatataaccactataatactgctcctatatacaagaatataactactataatactgcccctatgtaaaagaatataattactataatactgctccctatgtacaagaatataactactataatactgtcccataagtacaagaatttaactaatataatactgcttcctatatacaagactataactactataatattgccccctatgtacaagaatataactactataatactgctcctatgtaaaatataaccactataatactgccctatatgtacaagaatataactactataatactgctcctctgtacaaaagtataactactataatacagcctgttatgtataagaatataactactataatactgcttcctatgtacaagaatataactactataatactgccctctatgtacaagaatataactactataatactgctttctatgtacaagaatataactacaataatactgctccgctgtacaagaatataagtactataatactgttcctatgtacaagaatataactactataatactgccccctatgtacaagaatataactactataatactgctactatgtacaagaatataactactataatactgctcctatgtacaagaatataactactataatactgctcctctgtacaaaagtatacctactataatactgctcctctgtacaaaagtatacctactataatactgcctcctatgtataagaatataactaccataatactgccccctatgtacaagaatatagctactataatactgctcatatgtagaagaatataagtactataatactgtctgctatgtacaagaataaaactactttaatactgctcctatgtacaagaatatacctattataatactgcctcctatgtacaagaatatagctactataattctgccccataTGTTCAAgtttatatctactataatactgcctcccatgtacaagaatataactactataatactgctcatatgtacaagaatataactactataatactgcttcatgtacgagaatataactactataatactgccttatatgtacaagaatataactactataatactgcctcctatgtacaagaatataactactataatactgcctcctatgttcaagaatataactactataatactgtccctatgtacaagaatataactactatactgcctcttatgtacaagaatataactactatactactgcccctatgtaaaagaatataactactaaaatactgctccctatgtacaagaacataactactataatactgccccataagtacaagaatataactactataatactgcttcctatatacaagactataactactataatacttctacctatgttcaagaatataactactataatactgcctcctatgtacaagaatataactattataatactgccctatgtacaagaatataactactataatactgctcctatatacaagactataactactataatactgcctgctatgtacaagaatataactaatataatactgcccctatgtacaagaatataattactataatactgcctcctatgtacaagaatataactactataatactgctcccctatgtacaagaatataactactataatactgcctcctatgtacaagaatataactactataatactgcttcctatgtacaagaatataactactataatactgcctcctatgtacaagaatataactactataatactgcttcctatgtacaagaatataactactataacactataatactgccccgtatgtacaagaatataactactataatactgcttcctatgtacaaaaatataattactataatactgccccctatgtacaagaatataactactataatactgcctcctatgtacaagaatataactactataatactgcccctatgtaaaagaatataactactataatactgctcttatatacaagaatataactactataatactgccccctatgtacaagaatgtaactactatgatactgccccctatgtacaagaatataactactataatactgctcctatgtacaagaatataactactataatactgccccctatgtacaagaatataactactataatactgctcctatgtacaagaatataactactataatactgcccctatgtaaaagaatataactactataatactgctcttatatacaagaatataactactataatactgccccctatgtacaagaatgtaactactatgatactgccccctatgtacaagaatataactactataatactgctcctatgtacaagaatataactactataatactgccccctatgtacaagaatataactactataatactgctcctatgtacaagaatataactactataatactgccccctatgtacaagaatataactactataatactgccccccatgtacaagaatataactactataatagtgccccctatgtacaggaatataatcactataatactgccccctatgtacaagaatataactactataatactgcctccctatgtacaagaatataactactataatactgccccctatgtacaagaatataactactataatactgccccctatgtacaagaatataactactataatactgccccctatgtacaagaatacaactactataatactgctcctatgtacaagaatataactactataatactgtcccctatgtacaagaatataactactataatactgccccctatgtacaagaatataactactataatactgtcccctatgtacaagaatataataaaaaATTGAGACTTTAGAACAGAGAGGGGAAGAAGTACTTCTTACCATAATATAGAGCATAGGTCGCGGCTGCTCCAATGAATGACGCCAGCATCTGAATTAGAATATAAAGGGGTAATTTCCACCAGGGGAAGCGGCCCAGTACGCACATGCTGAGTGAATACGCCGGGTTCAGATGCCCACCTACAATATGCAAAATTATGGTTAGATGAACGGTGAGGTTGTAAGAAGCTCCTAGATGGCGGTAATGGGCCATCCAGTGGTCGATGAAACCTGACAATACCCAACATACCATACAAATAAACGAGACAGTCGCATCACAGGAAGTAGGATATGTGATATTTTataatactgtgttcccccgtaaataagacactgtcttttattaatttttgtctcaaaagaggcacagtgtcttattttcagcacGGGGGGGCTTATACTCGGCTGGTCCGTGGCGTCCTGATACCTCACGATGGTCTCCAGCAGCGCTAccgcaaactgcagtgtcctccccgtctgccatctcagcttcttctggtgacgGAACTtcgaataccccgcctccagcaaagcgagcgctgtgattggctaatcgagcgccagcagccaattacaccctggactcgatgagccaatcacagccattcagtgatatcagtgctgccggagaccatcgggacaccgtggaccaggtgagtactttttttttttttttttaatggaggttagctaggtcttattttcggggaaggccttatatttcaagcctcccctgaaaaccagggtaggtcttattatcagggtagaaactattttcagggaaacgtggtAGAATCTAAACAGGAAGTCAGGTGTGCACTGGCAAAATATTCCCCACATAAGCCTGAAGGTTTAGAGTGATGGCCTCGCTGTATATATACCGCACGGTCACTCACCTGACACTCCTCCGGATACATATATGGCAATGACGACAGCGATGGCCCCAGCCAAGTACATGCAGAAGAAGTTTCCTTTGGTTTCGGAACTGGTGACACCTTGAGCCACAGCGGCGGTGGTGATGAACTAGGAGATGAGACAACAGGACCATAATCATGAAGCAGTCCAGGAAAAGATGGACAAGGCCAAAAATTGTGGAGACGTCAATTCCTTGGTCAATAGTCGCACTACAACCCCAGAACCTTATGTTTAGCATGCCGTGGGAATGTTTACACTTTCTGTGTTCTTAAGGTAGCATACCCAATTTCTGCTGAGTGCGCTGCTTTAAGAATGCCGGCTTGGCATGCGGTCAAGGCATTGGGCAATCTTTCGACAGATCGCTTGGTGTTATGCTATCTGGGACTTTTTTTAGGAATTGAAAATTGCAAAAGTGTTGAAAAAAGAGGATCTGAAAGCCATCAGCCGGGACCTCAAGAACAGAACCTGTGGGCAGGAGGGGTTGTGCAATCAACACACAACAGAGGAGAATCTGCAGCTAGAGGACTGTAGTAATATTATACTCCAGGTAGGAGCAGCCTCTTCTCTCATGGGCCCGAAAAATGCTCCCCACTCCCCTCAATCAACTACCCCCATCTCACCTGTAACATAGGAGGAGCGTGACTGCATGTAAATCTCCAATAGATATTGCACTGCTAGACACTAAACTAGTGGATCACCAAAGGAAGGGCACAGACTAGGGTATGACCCAGCCCACTGGACCACCAGGAATATGCCACAGACCACAAGACATGAGACTGCACCACCAAATGATAGTCTCTATATACTAATTAATTAAATCCCCAGGGCTAGTCGGCAGTAATACTGAATCCCCTGAAATAGAAGACAGCACCACTGGATAACCAGGGAAGGACACAAGACCACTAGATCACTAAGCATTAGGCAACGACACTGTACTACAACCCCACAAGGAAAAGAGGACTGCAACACAGGACCAAAAATAAAGTACATTAATTGGTCACCAGGGGGTAACAAAAAGACTACTAGATCACCAAGCAGATGAGATAGCACTACTGGATCACCAGGGAAAATGAGATAAAGGATATGAGACTATCAGGGAAGACACCTAAAGTGTACACCAAGGAACAGCAGAAAGATTACCACTGGGACACCATGGAAAAGCAGGGAGATTACACCGCTCGGTCATCAGGGAATAACAGGGAGATTGCACCACTGGGACACCAGGGAAAAAGATGGGAGATTATACTGCTGGGACATCAGGAAAAGGCAGGGAGATTACACCACTGGGGCACCAGGGAAAAAGATGGGAGATTATACTGCGGGGACATCAGGGAAGAGCAGAGAGATTACACCACTGGGATACCAGGGAAAAACTGGGAGATTACACCACTGGGACATCAGGTAAAAAAGTTAGGAGATTACACCACTGGGACATCagggaagagcagggagattaCACCACTGGG
Coding sequences within it:
- the AQP10 gene encoding aquaporin-10; the protein is MTSWHLREWAQKRLRLRSTVLRECLAEFLGVFVLLFITTAAVAQGVTSSETKGNFFCMYLAGAIAVVIAIYVSGGVSGGHLNPAYSLSMCVLGRFPWWKLPLYILIQMLASFIGAAATYALYYDAIQHYTNGNLTVYGPRETASIFSTYPAPYLSIRNGFLDQVMGTAMLMIGILAICDSKNKPVPKGLEPIAVGMLVFSIGLSMGANCGYPINPSRDLGPRIFTYVAGWGADVFRAGNNWWWVPVVAPCVGAVLGSLIYQALVELHHPMEDIKSEEVVKNVPPEKWKEIPIFTINMDSSLSHRL